The sequence below is a genomic window from Sylvia atricapilla isolate bSylAtr1 chromosome 26, bSylAtr1.pri, whole genome shotgun sequence.
TGGTTGCATGCGTGGTGAGAGCACATTGTGCATGCCCTGGACGGACCCTCCCCATGCCCCGTGTGTGAcacctgccctgcacagcagagctgaggctttGTGCTCATCCGCTGCTTGCAAAACGCACCCGAGTGCTGAGACACCTGCTCAGCACCAGGCACTGCAAGAGCAAAACCATGTTAGAAACCACAAcatttcctgcagcaccagAAGTGGAGGCTCCTGTTGCCCTTAGGATTACATGGGCACTGTTGGGAATGATGACTTGCATGGTTCAGAGAGTGTGCTGTTCTCCCTTCTGGTGCAGCAAATACACTAGAGTACGTGCTGTTAATTCTTTACTGGTTAATATTCTTTAATTTCCAGGCCTGACAGTTCCAAGTGTTCCTGGAGCACTAGCTCCTTTGGctattccagcagcagctgcggCGGCTGCAGCAGGACGGATTGCCATTCCCGGCCTGTCTGGGACAGGGCACTCCGTGCTGCTGGTTAGCAATCTGATCCCAGAGGTTAGTGCAGTCCTAActttactgtttttttcctccttcctcttaTCTCTGCTTTCACTTTCTGAACACAGATTGGGCTGAAATTCATTGAAAGTGAAATCCTGCTGTATCCAAAAGAAGCGGCGCTGCTAGAGCAGCCgctgctgtgctctgacagCCCCaggtgcagggcagagcagtaCTCTAGTTGCTGAAGGGAAATGGGAAAGTCCATCTCAGATTGAAGTTGCTCTTCCTTGGTTCAAAGCCAAGGATGCTGCCTGCCTGCTCTTGTCCCCCAGAAACTACAATGCCTGTCCCTTCATCCCTCTTCTGTGTGGAGTCTCCCCACCATTCCCATGGAATAGTGTCATTTGGGTCACAGAATAGCCATGtccattccttttccttggcATGTTGTAgtttttaatgcattaattCAGAACTACAGAGAGGCTTCATGCTGACCTTTGCTCTTTCTGTGTAGTGTCTGGATCCCTGCTAGCTTGACCTTGTACCTGTGCAGTATTTCCTCTGCCATGTGCTTGCACATTTCCCCCTTCCAGGATTCCTGGAAGTTTTTCCTTAGCTAAACCCCTTAACAGCTCACAGTTTACATTTTCAATTCTGCTTAACTGAGTGAATTGAAATATTTGGGTTTCTCTAAAAGTAAAGCAAGTAATATTTGAACAAAAACCTTGTTTAATGAAAGACAGCATCATAAGGGAATTGGATACAGGGGGCTTGGATTTTCCTTCAGTCAGCCCCTGGATCTGGTTGGATTGAAAGTGTAGAACCTCTGGTGTTCAGCAGAGTGATGAggctctgctgaggagctgtAACTGGTGGGACTGTGCACACACGTTAATAGTACTTTGCAAAACTGTAAAACTTACCAGTGATGGCAGAGTCACCACAAAACCTCTTTGGATCAAAGAGGAAGCCTGGATGGGATGAATGATCAAAATGTTTAACTCCTAATGAGATCAACCAATTGGAACATGTTTCAGACTGCTCTTACCTGTCATTGCTGTTCTCTCCAGGGCATGAAATAACAGCAGGGGCTGTGGAACAGTTTTGGGATTTGCTGCTCGTGCTGCCTGGAAACTGCTCTGCCATTCCAGGGTCTCTCATCTCTGGCTTGTTCCACCATAAGTCCTGGTAATTGCAGGCATCATTATTCCTGACCAGCGTGATGCTTCCAAGTGTGTGTTCCCAGGATACTGTTGGGTGCCTGGATGGCAGTGGCAGGACTAGGGGCTGTGCTGCACCTCTCAGATTTCTCACAGCTCCTGTTTAGGCAGGAGCAAGCAGTTATTTCATGtcctgtggtttttttgaggAGCTCTTCACTCTCCATCCAGCTTGTCTTTGGGCTAGAGAGACTTTGGGACTTGGACTGAAGCTGTAAACTAACAGACATGAAACTTTTTCCACTGCCTGTATAATCAGTGTTGTAGAAACTTACCTGTGCCACAACCAGTTAGTAAAGAGACAGTATTGCCTGGATTGACTGTTCTGCCATGGGGTTTTCCTGAGGGGGAATCATGGGAGCTGAAATGGCTTCCACAAGAGTGGGAGCAGTCCATGCATCTCAGGATGTGGTGACCCAGTACTTTGGGTTTCTGCATGGGGAGATCAGGCCATGGAGCAGGAAGGGAACAGTCCTCTACAAAGGTACCAGCTCCTTTGTCTGAGTGCTTCCAGCAGACCTTGGAGTAGAATTTGTGGCAGTACAGCTGCTCATCCATATGATCTGTTTGTTTAAAGCAGTGGTTGGTATCCAAGGTGGATGTTCCTTGTTTCTTTGCAGCCAAGTATTATGGCACGGGTTGCTTCCTGCAGTTCCTGACTCCAATGCAGCAAATGAAGCTGTTTGTGACTTGTTCTATGAAGTCATTAATtctaaacagagaaaatatttttagtcaaATTTTAGGGAATGCCATTGCAATTAAATTGATTATTGCAGCCTATGAAAGTCACTCTGGGGGGATACTGTCTCTTACTCCTTTGTATATCTGGagtaaaaatgccttttctttatCATTGTGTTCCACTAGGTAAAACCTATTAACTGTTTCTGTAAGCAAGTTATTGTATGTAGAATTCTATAAATCTGACTGATGGAACACTACATATTCCTTATGTATTTACTGACCTGTGttttttgctacttttttcttttctccccatccctgaattttttttcttcccccgATCCGGAATTTCTTTGCCAACTGACTGCACGGTACTTCTGCTTCCTGTTGTtgcttgaaacaaaaaaaaaaaaaaaaataaaaacattccccttccaaaaaaaaaaaaataaataaaaaaaataaaacaaaccctgCTCTTCGGAAACCAACCTGCCCTTCAATATTAACCATCTTGAAAACTTCATCATCCATCAACCAATTTCGCCATTTCCTGCGGGGACTCTGCCCTTCCTCGTTGTGGACGATTTGTGCAACCTCGCTCTCCCCTTCGATTCCTTACCTCTTCCCTGTCCCTCCGCTGCCTTGCTCTGCTGTTCTCTAAAGAGAGTTACACCCCAATGCCTCTTTATTCTTTTCGGTATGTTATTATTCACACTTTTTATTACcttgttttttcatttatttgagATTACTTTTTGATACTTCAGAAATGTACAGTTTgcagtttgcctttttttttttctttttttttttttttttctttttttggatgcataattttggttttacatTGTTTACTTAGTTTGCTGTTTAATTTAGTTTGCCTTTGGTTTTGGTTCAGTTCTGCATGGGTTATTGCTTTGCATGTCTTTgataaaagttttaaattgtGAGAGCATGCGAAATTGTCCAGTCTTCTGGCAGTAAGATTTTGGCTTTTTGCTGAAACCCAATGTCTTTTCTTTAATGTATTGTTCCATTATTATTCTGCTATATTAGAATTCCATTAATTAGAGCAGAATATGTAGCCATGGTTGGAATGAGATCAGTTCTGGTTGGGAATGGATGTTTTTGCTGTTGGATTGATTAGCTGATGTTAAGTTGAATTAGACTTTTTGTTTCCTTACCTAAGACTATTCTTGTTTCCTCCCTCTTTGAAGGAGTCTATGGCGATGTGCAGAGGgtgaagattttatttaaaaagaaagataatgCCCTGGTTCAGATGGCCGATGGGAATCAGGCCCAGCTTGGTAAGCTTGGCAGGGTCAGACTCTGGGCAGTTAGGGACAAAACAGGTAGTTAAAACTTTAATATTGGCACTTTATTCTCTTCCAACAGAAGACCCAAATATATCCATGCCTTGTGGGGTGTGactgtggggctggggtggCTCATGGATGCGACAGGGAAGTaggcaaagaaaatacagtgagGCAGAGGGACCCCGCAGGGTGTGGTGTCTGCGAGGGCACTGAAATTCTGGCCTTGAATTCATGTCTGGACAAAACTGAAATACCCTGCAGTCAGGTCTGTCCTCCCCTTGCAGCCATGAGCCACTTGAATGGGCAGAAGCTCCACGGGAAGCCGATCCGTATCACGCTGTCCAAGCACCAGACAGTGCAGATGCCCCGTGAGAACCAGGAGGACCACGGCCTGACCAAGGACTTTGGGACTTCTCCTCTGCATCGTTTCAAGAAACCAGGCTCCAAAAATTTCCAAAACATCTTTCCCCCTTCTGCCACTCTTCATCTGTCCAATATTCCGTAAGTATCCGCTGGGAGAGTTCCTGTTTGGCTGTGTATTGAAGTGTTTGCAGCCAGTAATTTGCAGTATTAGGTGCTAGGGCAGCTCTGTGTCACTGTCAGGAGGGCTCACCCAGCTCCCTGTTCCAGTTGTCTTGCCATGCCAAGAGGCTGCTGGTAGGGAATTTAGAAAAGTCTCTGATGATAATTAGTTTTTTGAGATTACCTTGGTCTGTCAACGTCTGTTTGACTGGGAAAACTTTTTGTTTCAGACCTTCAGTAACTGAAGAAGACCttaaattgttattttcaaGCAATGGTGGGATGGTGAAAGGATTCAAATTCTTCCAGTAAGTGGAATTTTGTGTTATGTTCTTGCCTTACTCTGGGCTTTCCATATGGGGAGGGTGGAAGTAGTTGGTTCCAGTCAAAGGTGAACAGAATCCTTACTAACAGTGTTTGACTCTGGAATAAAGAATTCTTGGGTTGAGCACTGtgtgagcagcagggctgcGTGTGCTTGCCACAGAGATACTCCTCTAAAGAGTGAGTGTGTTGCAGGTACCTGGGGGGTTAATTCTCTGCTGGATGGGAGAACTTGGATCAAGTTGCCAAAAGTCCAGCAATGGAACTGAACATGCCTGAAACTTGTGTCTTATCAGGAAGGACCGTAAAATGGCTCTGATCCAGATGGGCTCTGTGGAAGAAGCCATTCAGTCCCTCATTGACCTCCACAATCATGACCTGGGGGAGAACCATCACCTGCGTGTGTCCTTCTCCAAGTCCACCATTTAGGGCTTGGGAAGGCCTGAGTAAAAATGGACTTGACTTTAAACCACTGGGGTTCAGCCTTGACCTTAAAAGGCTGGACACCAGGGTTTCAACTTCCatcattccagaaaaaaaaaaaaagccactttaaGAATGCAGCTGAAGTGACCTTAAAAGaccagagattttatttttttaaagagaaatcagTTTACcggtttttaaaaaaaaaaaaagaaaattaattcctcttGCTAACCTTGCGGTGATGGGTAACAATCTTGACTGTTCCAATAAAAATCACAAGTTCAAGTTTACACTGTGGAACCTGCTCTGGGAAattcccctcccctcctgctcctcctccccccaaAAAGCAGATCCCAACAAGTTTTATCAGGTTTCACATCGATGCCTTTTTTAAGTTCCTTACCCATTCATGCCTTGAAAGACCTAAAACCACTGTGTGAATTCACTGTAGCGCCTTGGAGTCAGGATTGTGGTGACCAGGAGCTCCCAACCTGCCCAGCACAACACTCAGTTGCGTTGATCCCACCTTACCTGTGCACCTGCTGTCCTGTGCCTTAAACCTTCTACTTCTTTGGGGAAAACAtctgagctgcagggaggggatgagcagagctgaggggggGAGCGGCTCTGGCTGACGATCAGTCAGGGGAGCTGGCAAAGTGGATAAAGGAAATTTTGGGCTGTGACTCGGGGCAGTTGTTCCCCGCGTGTGTCTCAATCTCCACGTGTGCCCCTGTGCCACTTCCCAGTCTGCTCGTGGGTCATTGCCACCTGCAAACTCAGGTGGGAGTTACCTGAGAGCCTTTGTGGCTGAGCAAAGGTCTGGGTGGGGGAGCATTCCCAAGGCCAAATCACATTCCAGTGTCAGGAGCGAGCCTGCAGGCTCTGCCCTCACAGAGCATTGGTGAGGGGCAAAAGAGCCGCTGTGGGACACTTGTGAAAACGAATCAGAGTTTGTCAAaattgtgtgtgtatataccTAAATGCTTGGCTAGGATTTGGAGAATCCTTGGATACCCCACAATTAGAAAGGTGCCTGCAAGAGGTACCTTTGTGCCCCTAATTGGAGATTAACGAGGCTGCTGTAGCTCCGCCATCGTTCTTAGAGCATGTCTTCAGCATTTGAGCTTTTGTTTGAATCCTTGTATTATACTTTGATGCCGTTGCTGTCCTCTGTGCCTAGCAATATTTCCAGTTGACCAAATATTCTAATCTCTTTATATGcaaaagaaatagttttaagTACCTTTTATAGAATGATAAGATGGTATAAACGTAATCTAAATTTACTCCTTTGTGGTATTACCCGTGTATACtgtactttattttctttgttttgtaattGAAGTTGTAGGGCAGGAGTAGTTTCCAGGCTGAGGTCGTGGCTGAGGATGAGCAGAGCCGAGGGTGAGAGAGAATGAGCACAAACAGCTCGTGAGTGGAAGGAAAAGGACCCAGGctaaagatttttttaccttttgaaCCTATAAGCCCAGATGTTGTTCTAGGAAGGGAATTTATTAAAAGTAGAATGCAGCAGATCAGTTTTTCCCAATGATATGaccatttttattatttttttctggcttaCAACTCTTTCCCGGGCCATTCTGCCTTCTATTCCGTGTGATCCGATGTTGCCTTACATTTCCCTCTAACCTGCAACCTGTTCGGATGCAAAATAACAAGAATCTTGTActttttttcagggtttttctgCAAATTGTGGAccaaagtttgttttttaattgtcttaGTGTTGCAAGTTCTGATTTCCTTGCTTGGTGTGGGAGCTCTTGACTTGCCTAGCACTGAGTGTTTGGAAAAGTCTTAACTTTCTGTAGTTCCTCCCTGGACTCTCAAGGATATGAATTATGCTGGAGAAGCGTGTGAGGTCCGAGTGAGgctccagctggggctgtgatgTGCTGGGTACCCCTGAGGAGGGCAAGACCCCTGGTGACAGCATCACCTCAGCTGCTTTTGGGTACCTCTAAATCTgggtgagctgtgctggagccagggaTCTGCCCCTGCAAAGCTCCTCGAGGCCCTTCCAGCATCCTGcaggagggcacagctggggggTCTCTGTAGCTGTTGGCTTGTCCCCTCCCTACTGAAACACCCCTTCCTCCCGCAGGGGACCCAGCCCACCCAGCCCAGTGGCACTGGGGTAACTGGTCAGTGCCCCCCATCAccctccccagcactggggaggcTCCCAGGGCCATGCCCTGGCCAGGACATTCTGGGTGTCCTGTGCAAATCGCTGATGGATTTGGGGTAACCAGGCCCCCAGCACAGCGGGTGCTCCCTTCGGATCCTGTGTTTGCATGTAAAGAATGTGAGTAACTAAGGGTGtacatatttataatttttttataccTGTTGTAAGACATGAGGGGCAGCAAAACCCAGTTTTTTATGGTGACCAGATGTATTGTATATTTTGATAACAGCAATTCCAGGTTCAGTATTGTGGAAGgtgggtggggaggggaagcGTACATACCATCAGAATTCCATTGCCTCTTTCAAAGAATGTTTGtaatgcaaaaagaaatgaaattaaaactattttataacAACCTTTGTACCTTTCTGTAGCTCCATTATTTCCTGTTGAGATTGTAGAAGCAGTTGGTGCCCAGTCTGTACTTGTGCTTTCAATAAATTCTTCTGTATCCTTCACTCCTGATCTTCCTCCTCTTTATTGTGCCTgttttgcttctgatttttccttctcatgTAATTCCAGCTGCCTCATTTTATTTAACTTTGACTTCTCACACACTCTGGGCTGGCAGTGCGTGTCCCTGTCTCCGTGGAGCCGTGGGATGGGGTctggccctgcagcccctcggTGCCAGGCTGGAGTCCCAAGGCTGCCAGGCCCTCACTGATGCCCTGCCTGTGTCACACTCCAGCACTTTGTTACTTCATGTTCCTAAACTTTTCATACGTTCTGGCTAATATCCATGAAAAATAACCCACTTTGAGTCAAACCCTCCTCTCTGTAGTCCTGTGCTGTAGCTGTGAGGCTGGATGAGACATTCTCCATCCTGTGGGAGGAGATGCAATTCCCATCTCCATGAgctgcctgaggagcagcttAGTGCTTCTTTGGGGATCTAGTTCTTACCTGTATGCTCAGCTCTGTTCAAACTTCTGTCCAAAAGTGTGTGGAGACAGTCcccccctggagctgctcttgtGGCTGTATCCctctgggctgagctgccaTTAGGCTCCAGCATATTCCAGAGGCGTTTGCACAGCCCTCCGGCTCCAGGGTTACCGAGGGGGTCCTGCCGGAGGCGGGGGTGCTGAAAGGGACCACTGTTGTTCCTTGAAAGGCTTAATGGGATTTGTaacagctgcctgtgcctgtgcaagCTGGGCCGAGGGGGATGCGTTGGTGCTCCTCAGGAGTTTGGTTCCCTGAGCCCAGGCTTTGCAACCCCTCGCGGGGCATCCTTGTGCCCTTCCCTGGCCTCTCGGGCACTGATCGGCTGCTGGCGCGGGTGAAAGATCCGACCAGGGGTGGTAGTGGCGGACGGGGTCCCTCCCCGTGGGAACAGCGGTGGCTTCGGGAGGGTCACGTCCTGCCCCGGTTCTGCTTTCCCACCCCTTCCCAGGGCAGAATCCCCCCCGAGCCTGGCCCCGGGACGGGCCGTGCCCCAGATACAGCGGAGCCCGTGTCGGGGGCTGCCCCCGCGTCCTCCCGCACCCCGGGCTCTGACCGACCGGGCATCGTGTCGGCCGCGGAGAAAACTGCCCTGAAACTGCCTGTAACGGGAAAACGCTGACGCAGGGAAAATGGGGGCTCCGCACTGAAAGGCTcttcctgcccctgcccggAGCCGGGGAAAGATGCGGAGTGAGCACCCTAAAGCCTGGCCTTCCGCACGCCCTCAAGCACCGCTGGGTGCGGAAAGGGAATTAGCTGCCAGCGGGAAACCCAAAACGGAGAGCGATTTAGGAAACCCAAAACGCAAAGCGAGCCCCGGAGCTGAGCCCTTTGTGTGTCACAAAGCCGGGCCCTGCCCCTGGGGCTCACCGGGGAGACACGGGGACGGGCCGGGGACTCCTGGCagagggtgtccccagcagaaAATGCCGGGACACCAGACACGTGCGGTGCCGAGGCAGAGTCCAGGCCGGGGCTGGCAGCCctgcgcggggccggggggaggATGAGGGTCCCCAAGCGATGCGGCAGcggctgctgggggctgcccgAGGAGGGtccggggctgcgggagcgggTGCGGGGCTGGGGCTTACCCGAGACGGCGAGAGCGATGCGGGGCTGTCAGTTGCCATGGAAACCGCTGGGTCAGAGGCGGCGGGAAGCGGCGTGTGACGCCATCGGCACCGCAATGAGCCGTGAGCGCGGGGGCGACGcggggctgctgggctgggagccctCACATCGCCCCGACCCCCACCAAGGACCGCCGGAGCGCGGCGTCGATCCCGGTGACCTTCGCCAGCGGCTCCGGGTCACCTCCCCGGGTCACCCTCACCACGGCTGGATGGAGCAGCCCCACGGCCCCCAGGCTGCTTGGGATTGGACCCTCTCGTCTCCCACCCCCCAGGGCCCCCCACTACCCCCAACaccaagagctgctgccacaatCCTCCCGCTAATCTCGGGTGGCTTTTCCAGCACCGAGTCAGGGTTATGGGGATAATCCATATGTTTGCAAGGCAAAGGCTTTGGAATATCCACTGTTAATCCAATTGGCAGTGGCAGTTTGGTGCCATCGGCACAGTGTCCTGTAGCGGGGGGGACGCGGCTGCCCCAGCCGCTGCTCCCCGGAGCTGGGAATTCCCGCGGAGCCCTGGTCCTGTCCCCCCAGCCGTGGGACCCAGCTGCCCCCCACCCTGCCGAAAGAACCCAGCCTGGGAACATCCACGCGTTTATTTGCTTTCcaaaccacagcagctccagctgttaCCCGACATATTCGCAGCCTGGAgatcccctccctgctccccctaAACCTcggctgcagcccagggctgctcctcctggggcagagctcagcccccaGTGCACCCCCACCCCAACACCCCCCTCTCCTCCAGTCCCTGCAGTATTTACAGcctctgcacacccagagccacAGCACTGGGCAGAGCCCCCTTCCCAGTCTGTCCTCCACCAGGCTCTCACACAGACCGGTGGTGCAGGGTGGGGGAGTGTCACAGGACCCCCAGCACCCAAAACCCCCACATGAGCTAGggcctcctgctcccacagcagcctctATCCCCTGTTAAACCCCTTAATCCAGTCCCCCCCCAAAGCCCTTCAGCAGCACTTGTCCCTCCCCGCTCCCCTGCAGACATCCACTTCCAGAACCGGAATAAAATAACCCCTTGGAAATGTCAGCACCAGTgttagagagaaaaagaaagtcaaaAGTGCTTGGAGCTGCCCAGCCACACAGCCTGTGGGGGGGCAGAGCCCCACCAGCTgcctgagcaggagcagagtcCCATGCTGGGGGTCCCACCGATGTCTCAGCTGGCTCAGGACCAGCATGGCCATGCTACTGGAGAGCAAAGCCAGCCCCGTCCTGCCATCCCCCGCAGAGGAGCCCTGGAAACACAGAGCTCCCCCAAACCAGGGCAGGGGCGTGGGGCCCCAGCAAGGCACCGGGGCTCAGTCCTTAAACCTGCGGCCTGCCTGCATCTTCTTGTAGTACAGGTCCACCTCGCTGTCTGCCATCCCGTCCCGCTCAGCCGGCTTCCTCCGCAGCGTGGAGTCACGGCTGGCTGTGGCCAGTAGCCCCTCAGGGGGGGCCTCCACCCTCTCCCCACCACCCCCTGCTGCCCCCGGGATGGCGGCCAGGCTGCCGTAGCGTGGCTCATCCTGCTCCATGTCGCTGACAGAGGAGCCAGGGGAGACACCGGCACTCTTGGCTGGGCGGAAGCCATGGAAATCCTTCCCCACCTCACCCAGCTCATAGGTGTCTGGCCCCTCTGGCCCCTTCGGCCCCGACTTCCACTCCCAGGGCCCATTGCCAGCTGAGAGGTGGACAACAGGGTGGTGAGGGGCGTGAGCGTCGATGGTGATGATGCTGGAGCTGTCCCGCTCCGAGGGCGAGCGGTACTGAGAGGAGTCAGAGCTGGTGGAGGACGAGGACGTCTCCGAGTGCTTGGGGGTGACAGAGACAAGGCTCTGCTGCTTGGACATGGCGATGACCTGCATCAGGCGTGGGGGGTTGGCCACCCGCTGCGCTCCCCCCTTCTCCGCCACCATCACCCACTTGGCCCGCACGGCTGCCCCGCTgccggccgcggccccggcgcctGCCTGGCTCTCCTCGGGGATGTGCACCAGCTGCGAGGCGCCCGGCCGGGGCTGGATGAGCACGCGGGGCCCCATGGCCACCCGCTCGGCGGAGCGTGCCTGCACCGTGGGGTACAGGGAGGGGGGCACCTCCTCACCGGGCTCCCCCACGGCCCGGCCCTGTGCCGCCTCCTCTGCCAGGGTCATGCTCCGGCCCTCCAGCGACTTCTGCTTCCACTCCGTGATGAGCTGCTTAGAGCGGGAGGCGTCCACAGGGACGTGGATGGTCATGTGGCGCCGCGCGGGGTCGTCCATGGAGGGCGTGTTGACGCGGGGCAGGGTGTTGCTGAAGGTCACCATGTTCTCCTTGCCCATAGGGCTGCGAGGGGCCAGCAAGTCCACATCCACACTGGCCCGCttcaggctgcccagagaattTTTCTCCCGCGGCACTGGCCGTGCGGCCTCCTCCAGCCGCGCCTGTGGGTTCAGCTCGTCGGTGCTCACCGACTTGTTCTGGTGGTAGACAGAATCGTGGCCCCGCTGTGTCAGTGCCCGCAGCGCGTCCTTGGCTGGTGCCTGCGTCGGGACCCGCTCCGTTGGGGCACGGAAGTTGCCAACAGCGTGGAAAGCCTGTGGGAAGGGGAAccatagaatcctagaatgctttgtgttggaaaggacttttaaaggtcatctactccaatgtccctgcctgtggcagtgACAACTTCCACttgaccaggttgctccaggccctgtccagcctggccttgaacacttccagggatggggtagccacagctgctctggagagtGTGGAGACAAATGGCCCCACCAGCACCCCAAGCCCCCTCCCTGGGCCAAGGGCAGGACCAGCACCCACCAGGTACGCGGCAATGCCAGAGCCGATCAGGAAGCCCACGTAGACATCAGCGGGGTGGCTGCGGTACTGGGTGATCTGGGTCAGGCCACAGATGCCAGCAGCAATGGCAAAGGCAAAGACCAGGATGGGCTTGAGGAGTTTGGTGCTGTCCGAGATGATGGAGTTGAAATACATCTGGGGCAGGAACAGGCTGTTAGTTATGGCCTGGCCATGCACAGAGCAGTTGGCTGCACATGGGACTGCAGGTGCCTGCACACACACCCACCATGGGCACAGCAATATTGGGCAGAGCTTGTCTGTGCCCACAGGAGAGGGACACAGCTGCATGGGACTCGTGCTGCCACAAGCCAGCATGTGCCAGGCAGCGCTGAGAACTCACCGACACGTAGACAGCAGCGAAAGCCGAGAGTGTCGCATGCTGGGATGGGAAGGTCTTTCTGCAAGGAGAAGGGATGGttgggacaggacaggagggcTGGCAGTGTGTCACAGGGTTCCCCTGGCACGAACCTGGCAGAGAGGATGGCATGCTTGTCAGTGCCTGAGCAGATATCCTGGGTGATGTAGGGGTTGGCATCGCAGGGGGTGCCCAGAAGTGTGTAGTTGGGCTTGCAGACGGTCAGGAAGAAGGGAGCGTGGTAGCCTGTGGCTAGCTGGATGATGTCTGtcaccagggctgtggcacagagcCCGAACACGTGGACACCTGGGGATGGCAGGAATGGGACAGTAGGTACCCCCCATCCCATGTGGGGCAGCCAGGActcacccagccctggggcacccACTGGAATGGGTCTGGTGCAGTGTCCAGAGTCTGGGTAGGGCCATGCTCCAGCTATCACAGCCAGGGTGGCCCTatgtcccctccagcccccaggTCCTGTTCAGGCTGTGGCACAACGTACCCACAAACCTGACGGTGCGGCGCAGGAAGGAGTTGAAGTTGCAGCCACCGGCGTTGATGCTGCCCTCGGCACCGGCGCGGCCCTTCAGCCGGGACTGCAGGCAGTACACCATGCCCTCCCCGACCATGATCTGAGGAGGAACCGCTGGCTCAGGCGGGACTGGGGGGAGCTGGGTGGTTGGCAGAGCCTCCCAATGGATGCTGGACACCGCCAGGCACCGAGACCCCAATCCCTGGCTCTGTCCCAATCCCCAGAGCAGGACAAGCCCGGACGCACCGAGGCGGCAGGCGCGGCGaaggccaggctgagcagcatCAGCAGGGGGATGAGCTCCTCGTTGGTCTCCACGTAGGGCATGGAGAGCGCCCGGTCATGGCACTGGAAGCCCACCTTGGCCGGCTTGAAGAGGTCCGTCAGCTCCAGGAAATAGAGCGTGACGACGGAGGAGGCCACGATGGGCAGCTGTGGGGGAGAGAGTGGGGACCAACACACCCCCGGCGTGATGGCACGGCACAGCCCCACCAGAACAGGACACAGAACCTGATCTGACGTGCCAGGGCCTGGAACAGACCCCCCCGCACAGCCCCCACCCCGAGCCCACCCACCCCATACCCACCTCCACGAAGTAGAAGCAGGGCAGGAGTGTCATGCTGTC
It includes:
- the PLPPR3 gene encoding phospholipid phosphatase-related protein type 3, which produces MIPPKEKARVPKDSMTLLPCFYFVELPIVASSVVTLYFLELTDLFKPAKVGFQCHDRALSMPYVETNEELIPLLMLLSLAFAAPAASIMVGEGMVYCLQSRLKGRAGAEGSINAGGCNFNSFLRRTVRFVGVHVFGLCATALVTDIIQLATGYHAPFFLTVCKPNYTLLGTPCDANPYITQDICSGTDKHAILSARKTFPSQHATLSAFAAVYVSMYFNSIISDSTKLLKPILVFAFAIAAGICGLTQITQYRSHPADVYVGFLIGSGIAAYLAFHAVGNFRAPTERVPTQAPAKDALRALTQRGHDSVYHQNKSVSTDELNPQARLEEAARPVPREKNSLGSLKRASVDVDLLAPRSPMGKENMVTFSNTLPRVNTPSMDDPARRHMTIHVPVDASRSKQLITEWKQKSLEGRSMTLAEEAAQGRAVGEPGEEVPPSLYPTVQARSAERVAMGPRVLIQPRPGASQLVHIPEESQAGAGAAAGSGAAVRAKWVMVAEKGGAQRVANPPRLMQVIAMSKQQSLVSVTPKHSETSSSSTSSDSSQYRSPSERDSSSIITIDAHAPHHPVVHLSAGNGPWEWKSGPKGPEGPDTYELGEVGKDFHGFRPAKSAGVSPGSSVSDMEQDEPRYGSLAAIPGAAGGGGERVEAPPEGLLATASRDSTLRRKPAERDGMADSEVDLYYKKMQAGRRFKD